One window of the Roseovarius sp. THAF9 genome contains the following:
- a CDS encoding sulfotransferase family 2 domain-containing protein yields MRTIILHYHLFKNAGTSLDAVLKHNFGSRWVTREFQGQNNTAQVENWIRSEPDAVAFSSHTMMGPLPQVEGVRIVSVMLLRDPIARIKSAYRFERDQDAETLGAVLAKHTDLEGYVKVRLAMPNDRQCRNFQTHRLASLVPGPEPELERAKSSLERLTVVGVVSDFGAMLSRLSDTISDAYPDFDWTEERRNVSMAGEQKGGDDPELVALLKEANLDDQMLMAGMCSKKTSGQVARKIPGVKQESKT; encoded by the coding sequence GTGCGCACGATTATTTTGCACTATCACCTCTTCAAGAACGCGGGTACGTCGCTTGACGCCGTGCTCAAGCATAATTTCGGTAGCCGCTGGGTCACGCGCGAATTTCAGGGCCAGAACAACACGGCCCAAGTCGAGAACTGGATCCGATCAGAACCGGATGCGGTGGCGTTCTCGTCGCACACGATGATGGGACCGTTGCCGCAGGTCGAGGGCGTGCGGATCGTGTCAGTCATGCTCTTGCGCGACCCCATTGCGCGGATCAAATCGGCCTACCGGTTCGAGCGGGATCAGGATGCAGAGACATTAGGTGCCGTGCTGGCCAAGCACACGGACCTGGAGGGGTATGTAAAGGTCAGGCTGGCGATGCCCAATGACCGCCAGTGCCGCAATTTCCAGACCCACCGGCTTGCGAGCCTCGTGCCCGGCCCCGAGCCCGAGTTGGAGCGTGCCAAGTCGTCGCTGGAGCGCTTGACTGTCGTGGGGGTGGTGTCCGATTTCGGCGCAATGCTGAGCAGGCTTTCCGACACCATTTCGGACGCCTATCCCGACTTCGATTGGACCGAGGAGCGACGCAATGTGTCCATGGCCGGGGAGCAAAAAGGTGGGGACGACCCGGAGTTGGTTGCGCTTCTGAAAGAGGCGAACTTGGACGACCAGATGTTAATGGCTGGAATGTGCTCAAAAAAGACTAGCGGCCAAGTTGCTCGTAAGATTCCTGGCGTCAAACAGGAGTCCAAGACTTGA
- a CDS encoding class I SAM-dependent methyltransferase: MTQAHFKQAVAQLHRKYRAYRNDNVPFPIESIIAWYSLFAAQANLDVRGDILEMGVEHGGTAFLEAVALRDDENLELVDLKQSPRFKAMADTLPESLSKRIHFHECSTRARELDALTDRRFRFIHIDAGHSKSDVVHDIRRFSGALSPEGILCCDDVFEIRWPGVTEAVLQEMPATDLVPFLFVNRKLYFCCASMSEKYRQTLTDALPDIKGFGDLRHWTETMLEADTLIWKQIPRSANLGDLIH, encoded by the coding sequence ATGACACAAGCTCACTTCAAGCAAGCAGTTGCTCAACTACATCGGAAATATCGGGCTTACCGAAATGATAATGTTCCGTTTCCAATCGAGTCTATTATTGCATGGTACAGTCTGTTTGCCGCTCAGGCGAACCTTGATGTTCGAGGTGATATCTTGGAAATGGGCGTCGAGCACGGTGGAACAGCGTTTTTAGAAGCAGTCGCTCTTCGGGACGACGAGAACCTAGAACTTGTTGATCTGAAACAATCTCCGCGGTTCAAGGCGATGGCGGACACGCTACCTGAGAGTTTGTCGAAACGGATCCATTTCCACGAATGCTCAACACGCGCACGCGAGCTGGACGCTTTGACTGACCGAAGATTTCGCTTCATTCACATCGACGCCGGTCATTCGAAATCCGATGTTGTTCATGATATAAGACGCTTCTCTGGCGCGCTTTCTCCAGAGGGAATACTTTGCTGTGACGACGTATTTGAAATCCGTTGGCCCGGTGTAACGGAGGCAGTACTTCAAGAGATGCCTGCTACGGATCTAGTGCCCTTCCTTTTTGTTAACAGAAAGCTCTATTTCTGCTGCGCCTCAATGTCCGAGAAGTACCGCCAAACATTAACCGATGCACTCCCTGATATTAAGGGTTTCGGTGATCTAAGACATTGGACGGAAACGATGTTGGAAGCCGATACACTGATCTGGAAACAAATCCCCAGATCCGCTAATTTGGGCGACCTTATTCATTAG
- a CDS encoding capsule biosynthesis protein, translated as MSNPPSAPALVPSQPVGQPAPEETRQESKVPPPAAKAKPQRRHFGLVLSFFICWLVPVMLVAGYMWLRAADQYASHLGFSVRTEEASSAIELLGGITDLSSGSSSDTDILNDFLTSQELVREIDQAVDLRAIWSRVPTSRDPVFAFDAPGTIEDLVDHWERKVTIIYDSGAGLIDMRVLAFDPQDARDIAQAVLEESTQMINQLSAIAREDAIGYAEAELEVAVDRLKTARTALTEFRNRTQIVDPTIDTQNQMGLLVNLQQQLAESLIDLDLLQSTTQSNDPRITQAERRVEVIESRIEAERRKLGLGSSGEGGEVFANLVGEYESLIVDREFAEAAYTSALAAYDSARAEAQRQSRYLAPHVRPTLAESAQFPERMNIMLLSALFLLFGWAIGVLIYYSLRDRR; from the coding sequence ATGTCAAACCCGCCTTCCGCACCGGCCCTGGTGCCGTCTCAGCCAGTCGGTCAACCGGCACCAGAAGAGACCCGGCAGGAATCCAAAGTCCCGCCGCCCGCTGCCAAAGCCAAGCCGCAGCGACGCCACTTCGGGCTTGTTCTCAGCTTCTTTATCTGCTGGCTCGTGCCGGTCATGCTGGTCGCGGGGTATATGTGGCTGCGCGCGGCAGACCAATATGCCTCTCACCTGGGCTTTTCGGTCCGCACCGAAGAGGCAAGCTCGGCCATCGAACTGCTCGGGGGCATCACCGACCTGTCCTCTGGCAGTTCTTCCGACACCGACATCCTGAACGACTTTCTGACCAGTCAGGAACTGGTCAGAGAAATCGACCAAGCCGTCGATCTTCGTGCGATCTGGTCTCGGGTGCCCACCTCTCGCGATCCGGTCTTCGCGTTTGACGCGCCAGGCACGATCGAGGATCTTGTCGACCATTGGGAGCGCAAGGTCACGATCATCTACGACAGCGGCGCGGGCCTGATCGACATGCGCGTTCTGGCCTTCGACCCTCAGGATGCGCGCGATATCGCCCAGGCGGTGCTGGAAGAGTCGACCCAGATGATAAACCAACTCTCTGCAATCGCCCGCGAAGACGCGATCGGCTATGCCGAAGCCGAACTCGAGGTCGCGGTTGACCGGCTGAAAACCGCGCGCACCGCGCTGACCGAATTTCGCAACCGCACGCAAATCGTCGATCCCACGATCGACACGCAAAACCAAATGGGTCTGCTTGTGAACCTGCAGCAGCAACTTGCCGAGTCTCTGATCGATCTCGACCTACTGCAATCCACGACTCAGTCCAACGACCCCAGGATCACGCAGGCCGAGCGCCGCGTCGAAGTGATCGAGTCGCGCATCGAGGCCGAGCGCCGCAAGCTCGGTCTCGGCAGTTCCGGCGAAGGCGGGGAGGTTTTCGCAAACCTCGTCGGCGAATACGAAAGCCTGATCGTGGACCGCGAGTTTGCCGAGGCCGCCTATACCAGTGCGCTGGCCGCCTACGATTCCGCGCGCGCCGAGGCACAACGCCAAAGCCGCTACCTGGCTCCGCACGTCCGCCCCACCCTTGCCGAAAGCGCCCAGTTCCCCGAACGGATGAACATCATGCTGCTGTCGGCCCTGTTCCTTTTGTTTGGATGGGCGATCGGCGTGCTGATCTACTACAGCCTCCGCGATCGGCGCTGA
- a CDS encoding ABC transporter permease produces MTDVNSPSPHDPRLTEDEESQLREVRMPFATFRSVFALMLREMSTSYGRSPGGYIWAVIEPAAGIGLMTFIFSAGFRHPPLGTSFPLFYACAMLPFLMYGDIAMKLAQVLNFSRALLEYPRVTFVDALIARFILNVMTQFMVHIAVMAVILTFFADDVSIDVGKVATAYVMLIIFSVGVGTLNSFLFVSFPVWQTSWAVLNRPIFLVSCIFFLFETVPEPYRSVLWYNPLVHPIGMMRDAFYPYYSPTYVSATYPVMLGLIGLLVGLFLLNRYHRDILDK; encoded by the coding sequence ATGACTGACGTCAATTCGCCTTCACCGCACGATCCTCGCCTGACCGAGGACGAAGAATCGCAACTGCGCGAGGTGCGCATGCCGTTCGCGACCTTCCGTTCAGTGTTCGCGCTGATGCTACGGGAAATGTCGACGTCCTACGGACGCTCGCCGGGGGGCTACATCTGGGCCGTGATCGAGCCAGCCGCCGGGATCGGGTTGATGACTTTCATCTTCTCCGCCGGGTTTAGACACCCTCCGCTGGGCACGTCCTTTCCGCTCTTCTATGCGTGCGCCATGCTGCCATTCTTGATGTACGGCGATATCGCGATGAAGCTGGCACAGGTTTTGAACTTTTCGCGCGCCTTGCTGGAATATCCGCGGGTGACCTTCGTCGATGCGCTGATCGCGCGCTTTATCCTTAACGTGATGACGCAGTTCATGGTCCACATCGCGGTCATGGCGGTAATTCTGACGTTTTTTGCCGACGATGTGTCCATCGATGTCGGAAAGGTGGCGACCGCCTATGTCATGCTTATCATATTCTCGGTCGGCGTGGGCACGCTCAACAGCTTTCTGTTTGTATCCTTTCCAGTCTGGCAGACGTCATGGGCGGTTCTGAACCGGCCGATTTTCCTGGTTTCCTGCATTTTCTTCCTGTTCGAAACGGTGCCGGAGCCCTACAGGAGCGTGTTGTGGTACAATCCGCTGGTCCACCCGATCGGGATGATGCGCGACGCGTTCTATCCCTATTACAGTCCGACCTACGTGTCTGCCACCTATCCCGTTATGCTTGGCCTGATCGGCCTTCTGGTGGGCCTATTCTTGCTGAATCGGTACCACAGGGACATCCTCGACAAATAG
- a CDS encoding glycosyltransferase, with amino-acid sequence MMKFGTSAHDIRSAILVNRNVFVNFEKAPTKPAELAMQSARVPFAPCDAQALEEYSFVSRVDLPTDSLNLAMQTQPAETKPGEVAALWVNHLMDWALPGTQTIQVMVVRRESPCKIHIDRPITVDVEEKGLCFNALLGVHRATARLKVTFLHVETGVVSERRIDFNPAALGGRNASEYQDVSIPLPAGSGRFEIRLTLNYSGFVDDGSGSEPFLFLSDVHVGPNRRGSAKGRLNPEMLVGDKIPSGGVWLSAYLPAIPAPESTISVNQGGQSESFSLPPEAEITVDDSSGHTLVVSCSAPVNLSLFVNGRHDQQVSVQRGQTPLRISEEYLDGQTHHLSLRDASGTVAYWEGQLLMPKILTPADVLQRESAAPFPDSIFPQTGRRFAGIKALFASAASKTEDSLDIAQLAHAMETVEGGYGKVKLKPLSFPKVDKPKVSIVIPAHNKVEVTYLALCSLLLAPNDASFEVIVVDDASTDETAELENIVSGITVLHNEEPQRFIRACNAGASVAKGDYIVLLNNDVEVTTGWIDELLGAFERFDFVGLAGAKLLYPDGKLQDAGGIIWGTGNPWNYGNRQNPNDPRYCYARQADYLSGAAMMVPKQIWDEVGGLSQYLEPMYFEDTDFAFKVREAGYTTWFVPSSVIYHYEGMTSGTDVSSGFKRFQEVNRPKFKRRWASDYSRFGREGHSPDLEKDRGIVGRVLFIDYTTPRPDQDAGSYAALQEIRLVQSLGYKVTFLPTNMAHLGKYTEDLQKMGVEMIYAPFYMSVQEYIARHAADFDAFYITRFYVARDVLQQIRMLSPQAKVLFNNADLHFLREIRAARSNGNEGRMEAARQTRTAELDIINQVDIVLSYNEMEHAVIEAYTEGAAKVMHVPWVVNLPESITPLEERSGISFLGSFRHHPNQEGLLWFAREIMPLLTTQRKDLVLSVYGAGVTDEIKSLKGPSIDPVGFVDDVADAFDPHRIFVAPLLSGAGIKGKVLEALARGTPCVLTPVAAEGIGLRDGQECFIARTNEDWIEAIKRLDSDDKLWHKMSEAARTYMAENYSFRKGRLIMREAFEAADLFLPNAPVR; translated from the coding sequence ATGATGAAATTTGGAACATCCGCCCACGACATAAGATCGGCCATTTTGGTGAACCGTAATGTCTTTGTGAATTTCGAGAAGGCTCCGACCAAGCCGGCGGAACTGGCGATGCAGTCGGCACGCGTTCCCTTTGCACCATGCGACGCTCAGGCTCTGGAAGAGTATTCGTTTGTCAGCCGTGTCGATCTACCGACGGATTCCCTGAACTTGGCCATGCAGACCCAACCTGCCGAGACCAAGCCCGGCGAAGTGGCAGCGCTTTGGGTGAACCACCTGATGGACTGGGCGCTGCCGGGCACGCAAACTATCCAGGTCATGGTCGTACGCCGCGAGTCACCCTGCAAAATACATATCGATCGGCCGATCACCGTGGACGTGGAAGAGAAGGGCTTATGTTTCAATGCACTTCTGGGCGTGCACCGGGCAACGGCGCGGCTGAAGGTGACGTTCCTGCATGTTGAAACCGGCGTGGTGTCGGAACGCAGGATCGATTTCAACCCGGCGGCCCTGGGCGGGCGGAACGCAAGCGAATACCAGGATGTCTCTATTCCTTTGCCAGCCGGTAGCGGCCGTTTCGAGATCCGTCTGACACTGAACTATTCCGGTTTTGTAGATGACGGAAGCGGAAGCGAACCTTTTCTCTTTCTTTCGGATGTGCATGTCGGGCCGAACCGTCGAGGGAGCGCGAAAGGCAGGCTCAATCCCGAGATGCTGGTCGGCGACAAGATCCCCAGCGGTGGTGTTTGGCTGTCGGCGTACTTGCCGGCTATACCGGCGCCGGAATCCACGATCTCGGTCAACCAGGGCGGGCAGAGCGAAAGTTTTTCGCTGCCCCCCGAGGCCGAAATCACGGTCGATGACAGTTCTGGTCATACCCTGGTGGTGTCGTGCAGTGCGCCTGTCAACTTGTCGCTGTTCGTGAATGGACGGCATGACCAGCAGGTCAGCGTACAGCGTGGGCAGACGCCGCTGCGGATTTCCGAGGAGTACCTGGACGGCCAGACACATCATCTGAGCCTGCGGGACGCATCTGGAACGGTGGCGTACTGGGAGGGTCAGCTATTGATGCCGAAGATCCTGACGCCGGCAGACGTGCTGCAACGCGAAAGCGCGGCCCCTTTCCCGGACTCGATCTTTCCGCAGACAGGTCGGCGCTTTGCGGGGATTAAGGCTCTGTTTGCGAGCGCCGCCAGTAAAACGGAAGACAGCCTGGACATCGCACAGCTCGCTCATGCGATGGAAACCGTCGAAGGCGGTTACGGCAAAGTAAAGTTGAAGCCTCTGTCCTTTCCGAAAGTGGACAAGCCCAAGGTGTCCATTGTCATTCCGGCGCACAACAAGGTCGAAGTTACCTATCTGGCGCTGTGTTCCCTGTTGCTGGCGCCGAACGACGCCAGCTTCGAGGTGATCGTGGTCGATGATGCCTCGACCGATGAGACTGCGGAGCTGGAAAACATCGTCTCCGGGATCACGGTGTTGCACAACGAGGAACCGCAACGCTTCATAAGGGCCTGCAATGCGGGTGCGTCTGTGGCCAAGGGCGACTACATCGTTCTTTTGAACAACGATGTCGAGGTGACGACCGGATGGATCGACGAGCTTCTCGGAGCGTTCGAGCGGTTCGATTTCGTCGGGCTGGCGGGTGCCAAATTGCTGTATCCCGACGGCAAACTTCAGGATGCAGGCGGTATCATCTGGGGCACAGGCAATCCGTGGAACTATGGCAACCGGCAGAACCCGAACGATCCACGGTATTGTTACGCGCGGCAGGCCGATTACCTGTCCGGCGCGGCAATGATGGTGCCCAAGCAGATCTGGGACGAGGTCGGCGGGCTGTCGCAATACCTAGAGCCGATGTACTTTGAAGACACAGACTTTGCCTTCAAGGTGCGCGAGGCAGGGTACACGACCTGGTTTGTGCCGTCCTCCGTGATTTATCATTACGAGGGGATGACCTCGGGAACGGACGTTTCAAGCGGTTTCAAGCGCTTCCAAGAGGTCAACAGACCAAAGTTTAAGCGACGCTGGGCGAGTGACTATTCCCGGTTTGGCCGCGAAGGGCACAGCCCGGACCTGGAAAAAGACCGCGGCATAGTCGGGCGCGTGCTGTTCATTGATTACACCACGCCGCGTCCGGATCAGGATGCGGGTTCTTATGCCGCGCTCCAGGAAATTCGTCTTGTGCAGTCGCTTGGTTACAAGGTCACGTTCCTGCCAACCAACATGGCGCATTTGGGCAAGTATACCGAGGACTTGCAAAAAATGGGCGTCGAGATGATCTACGCCCCGTTCTACATGAGCGTGCAGGAATACATCGCACGTCATGCGGCGGATTTTGATGCGTTCTATATCACTCGATTCTATGTCGCTCGGGACGTGTTGCAACAGATCCGTATGCTGTCGCCGCAAGCCAAGGTTCTGTTCAACAATGCCGACCTGCATTTTTTGCGAGAGATTCGTGCCGCACGGTCGAACGGCAACGAGGGGCGGATGGAAGCCGCGCGCCAGACCAGGACGGCCGAGCTGGATATCATCAACCAGGTCGATATCGTGCTCAGTTACAACGAAATGGAACATGCCGTGATCGAAGCCTACACCGAAGGCGCGGCAAAAGTGATGCACGTGCCATGGGTCGTGAATCTTCCTGAGTCGATCACGCCATTGGAGGAAAGGTCCGGTATTTCGTTCCTGGGCAGTTTCCGCCATCACCCGAACCAGGAGGGTCTGCTGTGGTTCGCGCGTGAGATCATGCCGCTTTTGACTACGCAGCGGAAGGACCTTGTGCTTTCGGTTTACGGGGCGGGGGTGACTGACGAGATCAAGTCGCTCAAGGGGCCGTCGATCGACCCGGTTGGATTTGTCGATGATGTTGCCGATGCCTTTGACCCGCACCGTATCTTCGTGGCGCCGCTTTTGTCCGGCGCCGGTATCAAGGGAAAAGTGTTGGAAGCGCTCGCCCGGGGCACGCCTTGTGTTCTCACCCCGGTGGCGGCCGAGGGTATCGGTCTGCGCGATGGGCAGGAATGCTTTATCGCGCGTACAAATGAAGACTGGATCGAGGCGATCAAGCGGCTGGATAGCGATGACAAACTCTGGCACAAGATGTCCGAGGCGGCGCGCACCTATATGGCGGAGAACTATTCGTTCCGTAAGGGGCGCCTAATCATGCGCGAAGCATTCGAGGCGGCGGACTTGTTCCTGCCGAACGCACCGGTTCGTTGA